From Cellvibrio zantedeschiae, the proteins below share one genomic window:
- a CDS encoding pyridoxine 5'-phosphate synthase, translated as MNTALSVNLNKIALIRNSREGNYPDVVAHGKICLAAGADGLTVHPRPDQRHIRPHDVYDLAELLKDNHSAEFNIEGNPFAEKIGDFPGFIKLVLGTKPEQCTLVPDSNDQLTSDHGFDLKKSGETLKPILDQLKTAGVRVSLFMDPDLEQIELAKALGADRIELYTGPYAEAFKHQDANFETLFQRYYAAAQHAAKIGIGLNAGHDLNLDNLARFRTVPQLLEVSIGHALTVDAIAMGLDKAVRAYKEICTA; from the coding sequence ATGAACACAGCATTAAGCGTAAACCTTAACAAGATTGCTCTTATCCGTAATTCCCGTGAAGGCAACTATCCTGACGTAGTTGCCCACGGAAAAATTTGTTTAGCCGCTGGCGCAGATGGACTCACTGTTCATCCGCGCCCGGACCAACGTCATATTCGCCCACATGATGTTTACGACCTCGCCGAATTATTGAAAGATAATCACAGCGCAGAATTTAATATTGAAGGTAACCCCTTCGCGGAAAAGATCGGCGATTTTCCCGGCTTTATAAAATTGGTTTTAGGCACAAAGCCTGAACAATGCACACTCGTGCCCGATAGCAATGATCAACTGACTTCTGACCATGGTTTTGATTTAAAAAAATCTGGCGAAACTTTAAAGCCTATTCTGGATCAATTAAAAACTGCCGGTGTACGTGTTAGCTTGTTTATGGACCCGGACTTGGAACAAATTGAATTAGCCAAAGCCTTGGGCGCAGACCGCATTGAACTTTATACCGGCCCCTACGCAGAAGCGTTTAAGCACCAGGATGCCAATTTTGAAACTCTCTTCCAGCGCTATTACGCTGCTGCACAACACGCGGCAAAAATTGGTATAGGCTTAAATGCCGGTCATGATTTGAATCTGGATAATCTCGCCCGTTTCCGTACGGTTCCGCAATTACTGGAAGTATCCATAGGTCATGCACTTACCGTAGATGCCATTGCAATGGGCTTGGACAAAGCCGTACGTGCGTACAAAGAAATTTGTACCGCCTAA
- a CDS encoding TrmH family RNA methyltransferase, whose product MTKKTDTNNERGDSQAYLEKKKFFDGMLTVYGRKPVLEALQDKATNIHRLHLADSNKSAEILDDIIKLAEAKGAEILYHNRAALSRISKNSSQDQGVAADLICRGFQTYDDFLANNKGKKFRLLALDGVSNPQNLGMIIRSACAGNIDGILLPQQGSAQIDPLVIKASAGTVFRAPILRCKNLAAALKDFKAENSLVCALSSHANTVLKDFNPQEACVYVLGNETEGVSKEVAQLCNASIRIPMNNGVESLNVAVTAALIAFSV is encoded by the coding sequence ATGACTAAAAAAACTGACACCAACAATGAGCGTGGCGATAGCCAGGCTTATCTGGAAAAGAAAAAATTCTTTGACGGAATGTTAACTGTTTACGGGCGCAAGCCTGTGCTGGAAGCTTTGCAGGATAAAGCTACCAACATTCATCGCCTGCATTTAGCCGACAGCAATAAATCAGCAGAAATTCTGGATGATATTATCAAACTCGCCGAAGCCAAAGGCGCAGAGATTCTTTACCACAATCGCGCTGCCCTTTCACGCATCTCCAAGAACTCCAGCCAAGACCAAGGTGTCGCCGCTGATTTAATTTGTCGCGGTTTTCAAACCTACGATGATTTTCTCGCAAATAATAAAGGCAAGAAATTCAGATTACTTGCATTAGACGGCGTCAGCAATCCGCAAAACCTGGGCATGATTATTCGCTCAGCTTGCGCTGGCAATATTGATGGAATTCTTCTACCACAACAAGGTAGCGCACAAATTGACCCGCTAGTGATTAAAGCCAGCGCAGGCACTGTATTTCGCGCGCCTATTTTACGCTGCAAAAATTTAGCGGCGGCGCTCAAGGATTTTAAAGCTGAGAACAGCCTTGTGTGTGCACTCTCATCTCACGCCAATACTGTACTGAAAGATTTTAATCCTCAAGAAGCCTGCGTTTATGTTCTCGGCAATGAAACTGAAGGCGTATCCAAAGAGGTAGCTCAGCTTTGTAACGCCAGCATTCGCATTCCTATGAACAATGGCGTTGAATCCTTAAACGTTGCAGTGACAGCTGCGCTCATCGCTTTCTCGGTTTAA
- a CDS encoding glycosyl hydrolase family 28-related protein — protein sequence MNTFLTRFGLLIALSIFLSACGGGGGGGGSFGGGNTPESPKNSTSASSVSTSSIKSSSSKSVSSSSSSSLVATSSSSESSSSSSLVNSTSSSVSSSASSQSSSALSSSLNSTLSSTSSSRSSSLSSSSKSSVSSSSSSANHFVVADITAAFDVATGTATQPKLTIKNLDVGDELRIYKETECEGADIARSISVSDKLQLQFGTPLELGHHHFSVAVKKSGQNNFVCTSVYPEYSVVPVTSQFVNVKDFGARGDGVTDDTAAINAALASAKTQAKHLYIPAGTYICNQATNVNNSDRLLTASIGGWNNAVIFGDGASSKLVTSLNTKSTLMYLYAYSKVTNFKIYNVSFVSNHAPAQTEYQYGLFLQGTGVQNMVGADVSDNQFIGFGGALQGQGLNGLNIAHNEFLAPRGHDESKFGTTPAVFVWLFDNANGLCNDVKVHHNFADGFSGDKNLANTVSKRAMDGFFLGNVYGLEVYRNKTQNFIEEHYIFLPPSTAPDTAATIYAHDNYLDASIIPGSQLDNGQPKKDNYGFRSDASHVRIENNDIINFTLGILVRTFDNLQLQAKDIVITKNRFSSGDDSGAYTVRSAIYVIGNTNFALDNVEISQNHIELKSAAPTKSYDALTIAYVKNTVVKENEILQLYSGVSAFSVIARNYMNVSSVEDFANTVQGSNLIPYKKNANDQINFH from the coding sequence ATGAACACATTCCTGACTCGATTTGGTTTGCTAATTGCCCTATCTATTTTTCTGTCTGCTTGTGGAGGCGGTGGCGGAGGAGGTGGTAGTTTTGGTGGCGGTAATACGCCTGAATCCCCAAAGAATTCAACTTCAGCAAGTTCTGTTTCTACGAGCTCTATAAAATCCAGTAGTTCGAAGTCTGTTTCTAGTTCGAGTTCTTCCAGTCTGGTTGCAACCAGTTCGTCCAGCGAATCCAGCAGTTCGTCCAGCTTGGTTAATTCCACTAGCTCTTCGGTAAGTAGTTCTGCGTCTTCTCAGTCCAGTAGTGCTTTATCATCTTCATTGAATTCTACCTTGTCATCAACAAGTAGTTCGCGTTCGTCTTCCTTGTCATCATCTTCCAAAAGTAGTGTTTCTTCTTCCTCCAGTTCAGCAAATCATTTTGTTGTAGCTGATATAACAGCTGCTTTTGATGTGGCAACAGGTACAGCGACACAACCCAAACTCACCATTAAAAATTTAGATGTGGGTGATGAGTTGCGCATTTATAAAGAGACTGAATGTGAAGGGGCAGATATAGCAAGATCAATTAGCGTGAGCGATAAGTTGCAATTGCAGTTTGGTACTCCGCTTGAGCTTGGCCATCATCATTTTTCAGTGGCGGTCAAAAAAAGTGGCCAAAATAATTTTGTGTGTACCAGTGTTTATCCTGAATATTCAGTTGTCCCTGTTACATCCCAATTTGTTAATGTGAAAGATTTTGGAGCCAGAGGTGATGGCGTAACTGATGATACTGCAGCTATTAATGCAGCTTTAGCATCTGCAAAAACGCAAGCCAAACATTTATACATACCTGCAGGAACCTATATCTGCAATCAGGCGACCAATGTAAATAACAGCGATCGATTGCTCACTGCCAGTATTGGTGGTTGGAACAATGCAGTTATTTTTGGTGATGGTGCTAGCAGTAAATTGGTCACCAGCCTGAATACGAAATCTACACTTATGTATCTTTATGCTTATAGCAAAGTCACGAATTTCAAAATTTATAATGTGAGCTTTGTAAGCAATCACGCACCCGCGCAAACCGAATATCAATACGGTTTATTTTTGCAGGGCACTGGTGTACAAAATATGGTGGGTGCAGATGTTTCAGACAATCAATTTATCGGTTTTGGTGGCGCTTTACAGGGGCAAGGACTCAATGGGTTGAATATAGCGCACAACGAATTCTTAGCGCCGCGGGGCCACGATGAGTCAAAGTTTGGTACCACTCCTGCAGTGTTTGTGTGGCTGTTCGATAACGCCAATGGCTTGTGTAATGATGTGAAAGTACATCACAACTTTGCAGATGGTTTTAGTGGTGATAAGAATTTGGCTAACACAGTTTCTAAAAGAGCTATGGATGGATTTTTTCTCGGCAATGTTTATGGTTTAGAGGTTTATCGCAACAAAACACAAAACTTTATTGAGGAGCACTATATCTTTTTGCCGCCTTCAACAGCGCCCGATACTGCGGCGACTATTTATGCTCACGACAATTATTTGGATGCGAGCATAATTCCCGGTTCGCAATTAGATAACGGTCAGCCTAAAAAAGATAATTATGGTTTCCGCTCGGACGCAAGCCATGTGCGCATTGAAAATAATGACATCATCAATTTCACCTTGGGGATTCTTGTTCGCACTTTCGATAATTTACAGCTGCAAGCCAAGGATATTGTAATTACCAAAAATCGATTCAGTTCGGGTGATGATTCGGGTGCCTACACAGTAAGGTCGGCAATTTACGTGATTGGAAATACTAACTTTGCTTTGGATAATGTTGAAATATCGCAAAACCACATAGAGCTTAAATCGGCTGCGCCAACAAAAAGTTACGATGCGTTGACTATCGCTTACGTAAAAAATACGGTGGTGAAAGAAAATGAAATACTGCAGCTTTATTCAGGTGTGAGTGCTTTTAGTGTCATTGCGCGAAATTACATGAACGTTAGTTCGGTTGAGGATTTTGCTAACACTGTGCAGGGAAGTAATCTGATTCCTTACAAAAAAAATGCAAACGATCAAATCAATTTTCACTAA
- a CDS encoding ammonium transporter has protein sequence MSVSQLATAETAPVVLNNANTAWMLTASALVLFMTLPGLSLFYAGLVRVKNVLSVLMQCFAIAAIASLLWVIVGYSLAFGPGNEYIGDFSKVFLASIKKDDLWGDIPETLFAMYQMTFAVITPALIVGAYAERLKFSSMLIFSALWLLLCYVPVCHWVWSSSGWLYKMGLLDFAGGTVVHITAGVGSLVAALVIGKRNGFPTVAMPPHNMTMVVTGAGILWVGWFGFNAGSALAANGNAAMAMLVTHLSAAAGALAWMSIEWMKFRKPSVLGIVTGMVAGLGTITPASGYVGPGGAIVIGLVAGVICFFMTQLVKRVWKIDDSLDVFPVHGVGGIIGTFMAGIFASTQLGAFSGLGFAAGIESIGQQLQVQVIGIVATLVFSVAVTYLLLKVTSLLTNGLRVTKDEESVGLDISLHEEDGYKL, from the coding sequence ATGTCGGTGAGCCAACTGGCTACAGCAGAAACGGCACCTGTTGTACTCAATAATGCCAATACAGCCTGGATGCTGACCGCGAGTGCTTTGGTATTGTTTATGACTTTGCCAGGCTTGTCGTTGTTTTATGCGGGTTTGGTGCGCGTTAAAAACGTGCTGTCGGTGTTGATGCAATGCTTTGCTATAGCCGCTATTGCCTCCTTATTGTGGGTTATTGTTGGCTACAGCCTGGCGTTTGGGCCAGGCAATGAATACATCGGCGATTTCAGCAAGGTTTTCCTTGCGTCCATCAAAAAGGATGATTTGTGGGGCGATATCCCCGAAACCCTGTTTGCTATGTACCAAATGACTTTCGCGGTGATTACACCTGCGTTGATCGTAGGTGCTTATGCTGAGCGCTTGAAGTTCTCTTCCATGTTGATTTTCTCGGCTCTGTGGTTGCTGCTATGTTACGTACCGGTTTGCCACTGGGTGTGGAGCAGCTCTGGCTGGTTGTACAAAATGGGCTTGCTCGATTTTGCGGGTGGTACCGTCGTACATATCACCGCTGGTGTTGGCTCTTTGGTTGCTGCTCTGGTGATTGGCAAGCGTAATGGTTTCCCGACTGTTGCCATGCCACCACACAACATGACTATGGTGGTGACCGGCGCGGGTATTCTCTGGGTGGGTTGGTTTGGCTTTAACGCAGGCAGTGCATTGGCAGCGAACGGTAACGCCGCAATGGCGATGTTGGTTACACATCTATCTGCAGCGGCAGGTGCGCTGGCGTGGATGAGTATTGAATGGATGAAGTTCAGAAAGCCAAGCGTGCTGGGTATTGTGACAGGTATGGTTGCAGGTCTCGGCACTATCACTCCTGCATCAGGTTATGTTGGTCCTGGCGGCGCGATTGTGATTGGCTTGGTAGCTGGTGTTATCTGTTTCTTCATGACGCAATTGGTTAAGCGTGTGTGGAAAATCGATGACTCGCTCGACGTATTCCCTGTTCACGGTGTGGGCGGGATTATCGGAACTTTTATGGCCGGTATTTTTGCATCTACGCAATTAGGCGCGTTTAGCGGTTTGGGCTTTGCTGCTGGAATCGAAAGCATTGGCCAACAATTGCAAGTGCAAGTTATCGGTATTGTGGCAACCTTGGTCTTCAGTGTTGCGGTAACTTATTTGCTGTTGAAGGTGACGAGCTTGCTGACTAATGGCTTGCGTGTTACCAAAGATGAAGAGTCTGTTGGTTTAGACATCAGTCTGCATGAAGAAGACGGCTACAAGTTGTAA
- a CDS encoding transglutaminase TgpA family protein, giving the protein MIFKKSPAQEQPISRTGLAWLLCVQVFILAPHFVTVPAWIALVWIMVAFWRWRIFQGAWNYPGKLKKTILVFVCCAGLFFSLGSGFKFESMVSLLIIGFTLKLLELKNKKDFVLLIFIAFFILAAQFIAFNHFLAAFYGFGCLSLLCATLMQLYRQSEHDSIWRNIRPSIAILLQAIPFMILLFVVVPRLGSFWAVPTPLQAKTGMSDSMSPGDFTELMESNELAFRVSFATEIPAREKLYWRSLVFSLFDGKKWSQSREQKSGNYFNQASDNLRSHLEYKADRVEYDVIAEASMQSWLYALPAPESWSRNLAFARDMRLRAFDPVIERMGYHVVSSLTYQLNEIDAEELEQNKQLPKNGNLKTRERAQEWLAETGSTEKLIAKLFEYYRQSFFYTLKPPPLGVDTVDDFLWNTRQGFCEHFSSSFVFFMRAAGVPARVVVGYQGGDINSVDNSLAVRQRDAHAWAEVWLDGRGWVMFDPTAAVAPERVQKGIEQSLSATDQQFLAKPFGSSFKLLSLVREQWDAVNLTWIQWVMNYDSSSQASLLEKLLGDVSPMRIAVLMVLTGGGFGVLLFVLLIFRSSKQELPETARVYLQLCKKLKGAGFAPQSTETPRAFIDRVILSKPNWAIPLQGFIELYEQWAYAEDLEAEAKVKAAVRKFRI; this is encoded by the coding sequence ATGATATTTAAAAAGTCCCCTGCACAAGAACAACCTATATCCCGCACAGGTTTGGCATGGTTGCTTTGCGTGCAAGTTTTTATTTTGGCTCCCCATTTTGTAACTGTACCCGCCTGGATTGCCTTGGTTTGGATAATGGTCGCGTTTTGGCGCTGGAGAATTTTTCAAGGCGCGTGGAATTATCCGGGGAAACTGAAAAAAACGATTTTGGTTTTTGTTTGCTGTGCGGGTTTATTTTTTAGTTTGGGATCGGGTTTTAAATTTGAATCTATGGTGAGCCTTCTCATCATTGGATTCACGTTAAAGTTGTTAGAGTTAAAAAATAAAAAAGATTTTGTGCTGCTCATCTTTATTGCGTTTTTTATTTTGGCCGCGCAGTTTATAGCCTTTAATCACTTTCTTGCTGCCTTTTATGGTTTTGGTTGTCTATCGCTTTTATGCGCAACTCTTATGCAGCTCTACAGGCAATCTGAACACGATTCCATTTGGCGAAATATTCGCCCAAGCATTGCAATTTTACTGCAAGCAATTCCATTTATGATTTTGCTGTTTGTAGTGGTTCCTCGTCTTGGCTCTTTTTGGGCGGTGCCAACACCTTTGCAAGCGAAGACGGGTATGAGCGATTCAATGTCTCCCGGTGATTTTACCGAATTAATGGAATCTAATGAGTTGGCGTTTCGCGTTAGTTTTGCAACTGAAATACCTGCGCGAGAAAAGCTTTACTGGCGTAGCTTGGTGTTCTCGCTTTTTGATGGAAAAAAATGGTCGCAAAGCCGCGAGCAGAAATCTGGAAACTATTTCAATCAGGCTAGCGATAATTTGCGCTCACACCTTGAGTATAAAGCTGACCGGGTTGAGTACGATGTGATTGCAGAGGCAAGTATGCAATCCTGGCTCTATGCTTTGCCTGCGCCGGAATCCTGGTCGCGCAATCTTGCTTTTGCACGCGATATGCGTTTGCGAGCCTTTGATCCTGTTATAGAGCGCATGGGTTATCACGTGGTTTCATCCTTGACTTACCAGCTCAACGAAATAGATGCAGAGGAGCTTGAGCAAAATAAACAGCTACCTAAGAACGGTAACCTTAAAACGCGCGAGCGCGCGCAGGAGTGGTTGGCGGAAACTGGCAGTACAGAAAAACTCATTGCCAAACTCTTTGAATATTATCGCCAGAGTTTCTTTTACACACTTAAGCCGCCGCCTCTAGGTGTCGATACGGTCGACGATTTTTTATGGAACACGCGTCAGGGATTTTGCGAACATTTTTCCAGCAGCTTTGTATTTTTTATGCGCGCAGCGGGAGTTCCTGCACGGGTCGTCGTCGGTTATCAGGGGGGCGATATCAATTCAGTCGATAACTCGCTCGCGGTTCGCCAACGCGATGCCCATGCCTGGGCGGAGGTGTGGTTGGATGGGCGCGGTTGGGTTATGTTTGATCCTACCGCCGCCGTTGCGCCTGAGCGTGTGCAAAAAGGAATCGAGCAATCATTATCGGCAACAGATCAACAATTTTTGGCCAAGCCTTTTGGTTCTTCTTTTAAATTGTTGTCACTTGTGCGCGAGCAGTGGGATGCGGTAAACCTGACGTGGATACAGTGGGTTATGAATTACGATTCAAGCTCGCAGGCGTCGCTTCTAGAAAAGTTGTTGGGAGATGTCTCGCCCATGCGCATTGCTGTCTTGATGGTGCTGACGGGCGGCGGCTTTGGGGTTTTGCTATTTGTGTTACTGATTTTTCGCTCTAGCAAACAGGAGTTGCCGGAAACTGCGCGAGTGTATCTACAATTGTGTAAAAAACTTAAAGGCGCTGGTTTTGCCCCCCAATCCACTGAAACACCACGCGCTTTTATTGATCGCGTTATTTTGTCCAAGCCCAATTGGGCGATTCCGCTACAGGGATTCATCGAGCTTTACGAGCAATGGGCTTACGCAGAAGATTTGGAGGCTGAAGCTAAAGTGAAAGCCGCTGTGCGTAAATTTAGAATCTGA
- a CDS encoding DUF58 domain-containing protein, producing MSQIDQYFQRWISKRSPRANQVVLQHRTIYVFPSKQGAAFLVLILLIWILGTNYQNNLILGLSFFLTSVMLVSVIHAFKNLLGLIFIPDAIQHAAVGDVASFDIEISSSYLNDHHGLLLRVNADFDPIRADVIAGKVTQVRLNLPARHRGWLKLPRIVLKSYFPFGLIRAWAYIDLHHRALIFPKPIACDQPPLGPGQGDEGIYVSMQRGDEFQGFQNYQPGSPLSQIAWKQYARGAGLHLKDYRALQSEHYWLDWQALNTHDTELALSNLTYWVNYFADSNIEFGLRLPNQTIERGTGDVHRLNALTALALFGWVQED from the coding sequence TTGTCCCAGATCGATCAATATTTTCAGCGTTGGATTAGCAAAAGATCGCCGCGGGCAAACCAGGTTGTGCTGCAGCATCGTACGATTTATGTGTTTCCCAGTAAGCAAGGCGCCGCTTTTTTAGTATTGATTCTGCTTATCTGGATTTTGGGCACCAATTACCAAAATAATTTAATTTTAGGTTTATCCTTTTTTTTAACCAGCGTGATGTTGGTATCTGTTATTCACGCTTTTAAAAATCTCCTCGGTTTAATTTTCATACCCGATGCTATTCAACACGCTGCGGTTGGTGATGTGGCTTCCTTTGATATTGAAATTAGTTCTTCATATCTGAATGATCATCACGGTCTTTTATTGCGAGTTAATGCTGACTTTGATCCGATTCGAGCTGATGTCATTGCAGGGAAAGTCACACAGGTTCGTCTGAATTTACCGGCGCGGCATCGCGGATGGTTAAAGTTGCCGCGCATAGTTTTAAAAAGTTATTTTCCATTCGGTTTAATTCGTGCGTGGGCATACATAGATCTTCATCATCGCGCTTTGATTTTTCCAAAACCTATCGCCTGCGATCAACCACCTTTAGGGCCGGGACAGGGCGATGAAGGCATTTACGTGTCAATGCAGCGCGGTGACGAGTTTCAGGGCTTTCAAAATTACCAACCGGGTTCACCTTTGTCACAAATCGCGTGGAAACAATATGCGCGTGGTGCTGGTCTGCATCTTAAAGACTATCGCGCTTTACAAAGCGAACATTATTGGTTGGATTGGCAGGCGCTGAATACTCACGATACTGAATTGGCATTATCAAATTTAACTTATTGGGTAAATTATTTTGCGGATAGCAATATTGAATTTGGTTTGCGTTTACCGAACCAAACCATCGAGCGTGGTACGGGTGATGTGCATCGGCTAAATGCCTTAACAGCTTTGGCTCTATTCGGTTGGGTGCAGGAGGATTAA
- a CDS encoding AAA family ATPase, whose translation MRKFIETLVNEIGRVLLGKDEKIKLALACLLADGHLLIEDLPGMGKTTLSHALAKVLGLTYNRVQFTSDMLPADILGLSIFDPQQQKFTFHKGAIFTQVLLADEINRTTPKTQSALLESMEERQVTNEGTTYELPQPFFVIATQNPMSQMGTYPLPESQLDRFLMRISLGYPDAETEKLLFKGGDPRDQLAQLRVCLTPDKIPEIKRAISAVKVSDSLVDYVQRLVHYTRTSDDIVVGLSPRGAMALIKATKTWAFMHERAYVVPEDVQYLFSAVVSHRIIAKGNAAHQIGQDLLVKKILSSVPVVNN comes from the coding sequence GTGAGAAAATTCATTGAAACACTTGTAAATGAAATTGGCAGAGTTCTTCTTGGTAAAGATGAGAAGATAAAACTCGCCTTGGCTTGCCTCTTGGCAGATGGCCATCTCTTGATTGAAGATTTACCCGGTATGGGTAAAACCACGCTTTCCCACGCGCTCGCAAAAGTGTTGGGTTTAACTTATAACCGTGTGCAATTCACCAGCGATATGTTGCCAGCGGATATCTTGGGTTTATCTATTTTTGATCCGCAGCAGCAGAAATTTACGTTTCATAAAGGCGCTATATTTACGCAAGTTTTATTGGCCGATGAAATCAATCGAACCACACCAAAGACCCAAAGTGCTTTGCTGGAATCCATGGAAGAGCGACAAGTCACTAATGAAGGGACGACCTACGAGTTGCCGCAGCCTTTTTTTGTGATTGCTACGCAAAATCCTATGTCACAAATGGGCACCTATCCTTTGCCTGAATCGCAACTGGATCGTTTCCTGATGCGCATTAGTTTAGGTTATCCAGATGCTGAAACTGAAAAGCTTTTATTCAAAGGTGGTGATCCACGTGATCAATTGGCGCAACTGCGCGTGTGCTTAACTCCCGACAAAATTCCAGAAATAAAACGTGCAATCAGCGCGGTAAAAGTTTCAGATAGCCTGGTAGATTATGTTCAACGTCTAGTGCATTACACTCGCACGTCAGACGATATAGTTGTGGGGCTTTCTCCCCGCGGTGCCATGGCACTCATCAAAGCGACAAAAACCTGGGCGTTCATGCATGAGCGAGCCTATGTGGTCCCCGAGGACGTACAATATTTATTTTCAGCAGTTGTGTCTCACCGCATTATTGCTAAAGGCAATGCTGCACATCAAATAGGACAGGATTTACTGGTAAAAAAAATATTATCTTCTGTGCCAGTGGTGAACAACTAG
- a CDS encoding O-succinylhomoserine sulfhydrylase — protein sequence MEHFEQELLQYELDTLAVRAGQVRTHEGEHSEALFLTSSYVFGSAQEAAERFSGAQAGNVYSRYTNPTVRAFEERIAALEGAESAVGTSSGMAAILSTCIALLKTGDHIVCSRSVFGTTTVLFTKFMQKFGVTTTFVAPTDYAAWEAAFTPATKIVFVETPSNPLCDVIDIERLANITHKHTALLVVDNCFCTPALQRPLELGADLIVHSATKYIDGQGRCLGGVVAGPKVLVDEVLGFIRSAGPSLSPFNAWIFLKGLETLRLRMEAHSSNALALAQWLHAHPKVEKVFYAGLPSHVGHELAAKQQSAFGGVLSFRVKGEREAAWKVIDATKIMSLTANLGDTKTTIVHPATTTHGRLTPEQKIEAGITENLIRISVGLESVKDLIADLERGLNSI from the coding sequence ATGGAACATTTTGAACAAGAACTTTTGCAATACGAACTTGATACCCTGGCCGTGCGTGCGGGTCAGGTGCGCACTCATGAGGGTGAGCACAGCGAAGCTTTATTCCTGACATCAAGCTACGTATTCGGCAGCGCGCAAGAAGCTGCTGAGCGTTTTTCTGGCGCGCAAGCCGGCAATGTTTATTCGCGTTATACCAACCCAACGGTGCGTGCATTTGAAGAACGCATTGCTGCGCTTGAAGGTGCAGAATCTGCCGTTGGTACTTCATCAGGCATGGCTGCCATTCTAAGCACTTGCATTGCATTGCTAAAAACAGGTGATCACATTGTTTGCTCACGCAGTGTGTTTGGTACCACCACCGTTTTGTTCACCAAATTTATGCAGAAGTTTGGCGTCACAACAACATTTGTTGCGCCAACTGATTACGCCGCGTGGGAAGCTGCTTTTACACCCGCGACAAAAATTGTGTTTGTTGAAACGCCATCAAATCCCTTATGTGATGTGATAGATATAGAACGCTTGGCAAATATCACTCACAAGCACACTGCCTTGTTGGTGGTGGACAATTGTTTCTGCACACCCGCTTTGCAGCGTCCGTTGGAGCTAGGTGCAGATTTAATTGTGCATTCCGCAACCAAATATATTGATGGCCAAGGCCGTTGTTTAGGTGGCGTAGTGGCTGGACCAAAAGTATTGGTAGACGAAGTGCTTGGATTTATTCGCAGCGCTGGCCCAAGCTTGAGTCCATTTAATGCGTGGATTTTTTTAAAAGGTCTGGAAACCTTGCGTTTGCGTATGGAAGCTCATTCCAGTAACGCACTTGCACTTGCGCAATGGTTGCATGCGCACCCTAAAGTAGAAAAAGTGTTTTACGCAGGTTTGCCTTCACATGTGGGGCATGAACTTGCTGCAAAACAACAATCTGCTTTTGGTGGTGTTTTATCGTTTCGCGTAAAGGGTGAACGCGAAGCTGCATGGAAAGTTATTGATGCAACAAAAATTATGTCGCTTACTGCCAATCTTGGCGATACTAAAACCACTATAGTTCACCCTGCGACAACAACTCATGGCCGCTTGACGCCTGAGCAAAAAATCGAAGCAGGTATAACTGAAAATTTGATTCGTATTTCAGTGGGTCTGGAGTCTGTAAAAGATTTAATTGCAGATCTAGAGCGCGGATTAAATTCCATTTAA